In Tolypothrix sp. NIES-4075, the following proteins share a genomic window:
- a CDS encoding Dethiobiotin synthetase, which yields MNYETARKLLIDQAITTEENSDALLMRMQYGKPPVPGHVTSILLALKVVFEELKDATIIERELANSLYQLSIKSQQLFAAGRKAGIEWPPLLKEDLLRITIAVESIFSGDWQTLH from the coding sequence ATGAATTACGAAACTGCTCGCAAATTGCTTATTGACCAGGCAATAACAACTGAGGAAAACTCAGATGCCCTGTTAATGCGGATGCAATACGGAAAACCACCTGTACCTGGTCACGTTACTTCGATTTTATTGGCGTTGAAAGTGGTTTTTGAAGAACTCAAGGATGCTACAATTATAGAGAGGGAACTAGCTAACTCGCTGTATCAATTAAGCATCAAAAGTCAACAGTTGTTTGCAGCGGGGCGTAAAGCTGGGATAGAATGGCCCCCGCTGCTAAAAGAAGACTTGCTGCGAATTACAATCGCTGTTGAAAGTATCTTTTCTGGCGATTGGCAAACTCTACATTAA
- a CDS encoding CHAT domain-containing protein: MMRFHNLGLSAFVCLLVVFSTSWVPNLSMVFTASQVLAQTVNQRKAEADRLLQQGIQQVQTSQFTAALQSWQQALQIYREIKDRQGEGQSLGNLGIAYLNLEDYPKAIEYQQQSLAIAREIKDRQGEDAALGNLGNAYLSLRNYPKTIKYHQLRLAIAREIKDRQGEGQSLGNLGLAYYSLGDYPKAIEYQQQLLVIAREIKDRQSEGKALGNLGLAYLSFGDYPKAIEYQQQWLAIAREIKDRESEAHSLNNLGVAFYKSGNLSAAEKTLYEGIKVLESLRGRELKDSEKVSFFDTQRNTYRTLQLVLIAENKSDAALEIAERGRARAFVELISSRLANGNTEAKSPEPPTIAEMKQIAKAQNATLVQYSIIYDDFKVAEKTSPRQMLQRREPPQRTGSPSPLLAKERGVRQDGVRSIAKSQYKESELYIWVIKPTGEVKFHPVDLKPLWQQQNTSLETVVDSIRKTSPVEWNKPLKQLHQILIKPIAAELPKDPNAHVIFIPQQSLFRVPFPGLQDDKGKYLIEQHTILTAPSIQVLQLTRQQRNLASGKDFLIVGNPTMPSVSNKIGEPPTQLDPLPEAEKEATEIARLFKTKAIIGKDATKVSIVQQMSKARIIHLATHGRVDDNQALGSWIALAPSGKDNGLLTAAEIFDLKLNAELLVLSACETGRGRVTGDGVIGLSRSLIYAGVPSVIVSLWTVPDDSTKLLMTEFYKNLQHNPDKAQALRQAMLKTSQEYSRPLQWSAFTLIGEAE, encoded by the coding sequence ATGATGCGTTTTCACAATTTGGGATTGAGTGCGTTTGTTTGTCTGTTGGTAGTTTTCTCAACTTCTTGGGTTCCTAATTTGTCAATGGTATTTACAGCGTCGCAGGTGTTGGCGCAGACTGTAAATCAACGGAAAGCCGAAGCTGACAGATTGTTGCAGCAAGGTATTCAACAGGTTCAAACCAGTCAATTTACAGCAGCATTGCAGTCTTGGCAACAAGCACTACAAATCTACCGCGAAATAAAAGACCGTCAAGGGGAGGGTCAATCACTGGGAAATCTCGGTATTGCCTACCTTAACCTGGAAGACTACCCCAAAGCCATTGAGTATCAACAACAAAGTTTGGCGATCGCACGAGAAATTAAAGACCGTCAAGGTGAGGATGCTGCACTGGGAAATCTCGGTAATGCCTACCTTTCCTTAAGAAACTACCCCAAAACCATTAAGTACCATCAACTAAGGTTGGCGATCGCACGAGAAATTAAAGACCGTCAAGGTGAGGGTCAATCACTGGGAAATCTCGGTCTTGCCTACTATTCTTTGGGAGACTACCCCAAAGCCATTGAGTACCAACAACAACTCTTGGTGATCGCACGAGAAATTAAAGACCGTCAAAGTGAGGGTAAGGCACTGGGAAACCTTGGTCTTGCTTACCTTTCCTTCGGAGACTACCCCAAAGCGATTGAGTACCAACAACAATGGTTGGCGATCGCACGAGAAATTAAAGACCGTGAAAGTGAGGCACACTCTTTAAACAATCTAGGAGTTGCATTCTACAAATCTGGTAATCTTTCCGCAGCAGAGAAAACCCTGTATGAGGGAATTAAGGTTTTGGAATCTCTCCGAGGTCGAGAATTAAAGGATAGTGAGAAAGTATCGTTTTTTGACACCCAACGTAACACCTATCGCACTTTACAACTAGTCCTCATCGCCGAAAATAAAAGTGATGCAGCTCTAGAAATTGCTGAACGCGGTCGCGCTAGGGCGTTTGTCGAGTTAATATCATCTCGCTTGGCTAATGGTAACACTGAGGCTAAATCGCCCGAACCACCAACAATTGCTGAGATGAAACAAATTGCCAAGGCGCAAAATGCCACTTTGGTGCAATATTCAATTATTTATGATGATTTCAAAGTAGCAGAAAAAACCTCACCACGCCAGATGCTTCAACGGAGGGAACCTCCGCAACGCACTGGCTCCCCTTCCCCTCTCCTTGCTAAGGAGAGGGGTGTCCGACAGGACGGGGTGAGGTCTATTGCTAAATCACAATACAAAGAATCAGAACTATATATTTGGGTAATCAAACCTACAGGTGAAGTCAAATTTCACCCAGTTGACCTCAAACCCCTGTGGCAACAACAAAATACTTCTCTAGAAACTGTAGTTGATAGTATCCGGAAAACTAGCCCAGTGGAATGGAATAAACCGTTAAAGCAACTACATCAAATCCTTATCAAACCTATTGCTGCGGAATTACCCAAAGATCCTAACGCTCATGTCATCTTCATTCCCCAACAATCGTTATTCCGGGTTCCCTTCCCAGGTTTGCAAGACGACAAAGGCAAATACCTCATCGAGCAACATACTATCCTTACAGCTCCCTCGATTCAAGTTTTGCAACTAACTCGTCAGCAACGAAATTTAGCGTCTGGAAAGGATTTCTTAATTGTGGGTAATCCGACTATGCCGAGTGTATCTAATAAAATTGGTGAACCACCGACTCAGTTAGATCCTTTACCAGAAGCAGAAAAGGAAGCTACTGAAATTGCTCGTCTCTTCAAAACCAAAGCGATTATCGGCAAAGATGCCACCAAGGTAAGTATTGTACAGCAAATGTCCAAAGCGCGAATTATTCATTTAGCAACCCACGGACGGGTAGATGATAACCAAGCTCTGGGAAGTTGGATTGCTTTGGCTCCCTCAGGAAAAGACAATGGTTTACTAACCGCTGCGGAAATCTTTGATTTGAAATTGAATGCTGAACTGCTTGTTCTCAGCGCTTGTGAAACCGGACGAGGAAGAGTTACAGGGGATGGGGTTATCGGATTGTCTCGTTCGTTGATTTATGCTGGAGTACCCAGTGTAATTGTTTCCCTATGGACAGTTCCAGATGATTCTACCAAGTTGCTGATGACTGAATTTTACAAAAATCTCCAGCACAATCCTGATAAAGCGCAAGCCTTGCGTCAGGCAATGCTAAAAACAAGTCAAGAGTATTCTCGACCGCTACAATGGTCTGCGTTTACATTAATTGGTGAAGCTGAGTAA
- a CDS encoding CpcT/CpeT family chromophore lyase produces the protein MNKLKVCTLTVLFSTLAFAQESSAATITLPLSTQVKQAAQWFTGFFDNAQQVASQPSVPFITTSNCQVELADANPINETENIYLEQRSSTFNRIRFYSFTEADSGVKLSIRSFINPNILSGICNNPQPKRVINNSNILETSCDLLLTLQNNRYIANNAPNGCPSSSGGKVVSSLTLTNGVIDSLDQIFDARGNLIVATPIEFRRFKSIPESSNTLGLLALGMSLTFSRKQKNKSTSKKKASVES, from the coding sequence ATGAATAAACTAAAAGTTTGCACTTTAACAGTTTTATTTTCAACTTTAGCATTTGCTCAAGAAAGTAGTGCTGCGACAATTACTTTACCATTATCAACACAGGTAAAGCAGGCTGCACAATGGTTTACTGGTTTCTTCGATAATGCCCAACAGGTAGCTAGTCAACCTTCGGTTCCATTTATTACAACATCTAACTGTCAGGTTGAATTAGCTGATGCTAACCCGATAAATGAAACAGAAAATATTTATCTTGAACAAAGAAGTTCAACTTTTAATCGTATACGGTTTTATTCTTTCACTGAAGCAGATTCGGGTGTAAAGCTGAGTATTCGTAGCTTTATTAATCCAAATATTTTAAGTGGTATATGTAATAATCCTCAGCCAAAGCGAGTCATTAACAATAGTAATATACTTGAGACAAGCTGTGACCTTTTGCTTACGTTACAAAATAATCGCTACATAGCAAATAATGCTCCAAATGGCTGCCCAAGTAGTTCAGGTGGTAAAGTGGTTTCTAGTTTAACTCTCACAAATGGCGTTATTGACTCGTTAGACCAAATTTTTGATGCTAGAGGTAATTTAATTGTTGCGACACCAATTGAGTTTCGCCGATTTAAATCTATCCCCGAATCATCTAACACCTTGGGGCTTTTAGCTCTGGGTATGAGTTTAACATTTTCCAGAAAACAGAAAAATAAATCAACAAGCAAGAAGAAAGCTTCTGTTGAAAGCTGA
- a CDS encoding zinc-dependent alcohol dehydrogenase, which translates to MLAALLYGRQEDLRLESVADPTPGEGEVVIQVGCATTCGTDLKVWRRGGHAKMLKPPTLFGHEGAGVIVALGAGVTDWKVGDRVVANNSAPCMNCFFCQRQEYSLCPNLTWNNGTFAEYLKVPAAIVQHNLLPIPDELPDELAAMTEPLACVLHGVARSNVKAKDKVVVLGDGAIGLMFVAKLAYDCAAEVLLLGGNDTRLEIGKKLGAAKTFNYRQIADIPSLVKELTDGWGADVVIEATGVPSVWESAIACARPGATVNLFGGCPRDTTITVNTEQLHYSELTLKGVFHNTPKFVREALSLIASRRIPFELLISEHRPLKDLEQVFCDMKARKVIKVAMIP; encoded by the coding sequence GTGTTAGCAGCATTGCTTTATGGTCGTCAAGAAGATTTACGCTTAGAGTCAGTTGCCGATCCGACTCCTGGTGAGGGTGAAGTCGTCATCCAAGTGGGATGTGCCACAACTTGTGGCACGGATTTGAAAGTTTGGCGGCGCGGGGGTCATGCTAAAATGCTTAAGCCTCCGACTTTGTTTGGTCATGAGGGAGCAGGTGTGATTGTCGCATTAGGTGCAGGTGTTACGGATTGGAAAGTAGGCGATCGCGTAGTCGCAAATAATTCTGCCCCATGCATGAATTGCTTTTTTTGTCAACGTCAAGAATATTCGCTTTGCCCGAATCTAACTTGGAATAATGGCACTTTTGCAGAGTACTTGAAAGTTCCGGCAGCGATTGTACAGCATAATTTATTGCCGATTCCCGATGAGTTGCCGGATGAATTAGCCGCGATGACGGAACCTTTAGCTTGTGTATTACACGGGGTAGCACGTTCTAACGTCAAAGCTAAAGATAAAGTAGTCGTCTTGGGAGATGGAGCGATCGGGCTGATGTTCGTCGCCAAGTTAGCGTATGATTGCGCTGCTGAGGTTTTGCTGTTGGGTGGTAACGATACTCGGCTAGAAATTGGTAAAAAACTTGGTGCAGCAAAGACTTTTAATTATCGTCAAATAGCAGATATTCCCAGTTTGGTGAAAGAACTTACCGATGGGTGGGGTGCAGATGTGGTGATAGAAGCGACAGGTGTACCGAGTGTTTGGGAAAGTGCGATCGCGTGCGCTCGTCCTGGTGCTACAGTCAACTTATTCGGTGGTTGTCCGCGAGATACGACAATTACTGTAAATACAGAACAGTTACATTACAGTGAGCTTACACTAAAAGGGGTATTTCACAACACTCCAAAGTTTGTACGCGAAGCGTTATCACTCATCGCTAGTCGGAGAATTCCTTTTGAATTACTTATTAGCGAACATCGTCCTTTGAAAGATTTAGAACAGGTATTTTGTGATATGAAGGCGCGTAAAGTAATTAAAGTAGCGATGATTCCCTAA
- a CDS encoding glycosyltransferase family 4 protein — MKIAQVAPLWEQVPPPTYGGIELVVSRLTDELVRRGHDVTLFASGDSQTLADLKAVYPRALRLDPNVKDYAVYETLELSQVYQNATEFDIIHSHVGVSALPLASLVSTPTVHTLHGKFTADNRNVFSYHQKQAYVSISKAQRQIDLNYVGTVYNGINPADYPFVAKPQEPPYLAFLGRFSPEKGPQHAIAIAKKTGWRLKMAGKVDLVDSKFFEQEIAPQIDGQQIEYLGEINHAEKAELLGNATITLFPISWSEPFGLVMIESMATGTPVIAINLGSVPEVIAQGVTGMVCQSYDEMAATIKSALKLSRQTCREYVENNFSVSQMVNGYEAVYEKIIQDRIDSNGRVRVGNIRL, encoded by the coding sequence ATGAAAATCGCTCAAGTAGCCCCCTTATGGGAACAAGTTCCACCTCCGACTTATGGAGGAATTGAGTTGGTAGTGAGTCGATTGACTGATGAACTAGTGCGTCGAGGTCATGATGTCACATTGTTCGCTTCTGGGGATTCACAAACGTTAGCTGATTTAAAAGCAGTTTATCCACGTGCATTGCGCTTAGACCCAAATGTTAAGGATTATGCAGTGTATGAAACGCTCGAACTCAGTCAAGTTTACCAAAATGCAACGGAATTTGACATAATCCATTCCCATGTAGGGGTTTCGGCATTACCTTTAGCGAGTTTGGTATCTACACCGACAGTGCATACTTTACATGGTAAATTTACAGCGGATAACCGTAACGTATTTTCTTACCACCAAAAGCAAGCATACGTCAGCATCAGTAAGGCGCAGCGTCAAATCGATCTGAACTACGTCGGCACAGTATACAACGGAATTAATCCAGCAGATTATCCTTTTGTCGCCAAACCGCAAGAACCGCCATATTTAGCATTCTTAGGACGCTTTTCACCAGAAAAGGGACCGCAACATGCGATCGCTATAGCTAAAAAAACAGGTTGGCGTCTGAAAATGGCTGGAAAAGTCGATTTAGTAGATTCTAAGTTTTTTGAACAAGAAATAGCTCCCCAAATCGATGGTCAGCAAATTGAATACCTCGGTGAAATCAACCACGCCGAAAAAGCTGAACTTCTGGGCAATGCTACTATTACGCTTTTCCCCATTAGCTGGAGCGAACCTTTTGGTTTAGTAATGATTGAATCAATGGCTACTGGGACACCAGTAATTGCCATCAACTTAGGTTCCGTACCAGAAGTGATCGCCCAAGGCGTTACAGGTATGGTTTGCCAAAGTTATGATGAAATGGCGGCAACGATTAAATCTGCTTTAAAATTAAGTCGTCAAACTTGCCGAGAATATGTAGAAAACAACTTTAGTGTTAGCCAAATGGTTAACGGCTACGAAGCGGTTTATGAAAAAATAATTCAAGACCGTATTGATTCTAACGGGCGCGTTCGTGTCGGCAATATCCGCCTTTAA
- the xth gene encoding exodeoxyribonuclease III codes for MKIATWNVNSIRTRLEHVINWLSENPVDVLCLQETKVVDSNFPRSPFEELGYHLYTSGQKAYNGVALISREPLTDVSTGFTSILADIEPTWDESKRVITGVNNGIRIVNLYVPNGSSVGSEKYEYKLEWLKLLLEYLQALLSSQTTICMCGDFNIALEPEDIHEGVIAENHIMSSPQERQALRNILALGFADAFRKFTTEGGHYSWWDYRAAAFRRNLGWRIDHHYLTAPLYERAISCTIDVAPRKLPQPSDHTPVIVEF; via the coding sequence ATGAAAATTGCTACTTGGAATGTCAACTCGATTCGTACTCGTTTAGAACACGTTATTAATTGGTTGAGTGAAAATCCGGTTGATGTCCTGTGCTTACAAGAAACCAAAGTTGTAGATAGTAACTTTCCGCGATCGCCTTTTGAGGAATTAGGTTATCATCTGTATACATCAGGGCAAAAAGCTTACAACGGTGTGGCTCTGATTAGTCGCGAACCGCTTACAGATGTAAGTACTGGTTTTACATCGATTTTGGCGGATATAGAGCCAACTTGGGATGAGTCCAAGCGGGTGATTACAGGTGTAAATAATGGCATTCGCATCGTTAATCTTTACGTTCCCAATGGTTCATCCGTAGGCAGCGAAAAATATGAATATAAGCTCGAATGGTTAAAATTACTCTTAGAATATTTGCAAGCGCTCTTATCATCCCAAACAACAATCTGCATGTGTGGCGACTTTAATATAGCCTTAGAGCCTGAAGATATTCATGAAGGCGTAATTGCGGAAAATCATATTATGTCATCTCCACAGGAACGTCAAGCCTTACGAAACATTCTCGCCTTAGGATTTGCCGATGCCTTTCGGAAATTTACCACAGAAGGCGGACACTATAGCTGGTGGGACTATCGCGCTGCCGCTTTTCGCCGTAACTTAGGTTGGAGAATTGACCATCATTATTTAACAGCCCCCTTGTACGAGCGTGCAATCAGCTGCACCATTGATGTAGCACCGAGAAAATTACCTCAACCCAGCGACCATACACCCGTCATTGTTGAATTTTAG
- a CDS encoding SDR family oxidoreductase translates to MFLVTGATGDIGRRVVRLLRTQEMSVRSFVRLTSRYSELEHRGSDIFIGDLQELHDIQKACQGVEYIISAHGSSSNALSLDYRANIELIDQAKANKVQHFVFISVLGVDRGYEDAPVFKAKRAVERYLQTSGLNYTILRPAGLASNLLPLAERFRETGLYLLIGDPKNRTSIVSTDDLAKIVVDSVTVSAARNKILPVGGPSILLRGDIPQIFGRIFNKEPVLINAPLLLVDGLRGALGLFNSEGQKALGTFRTLLANEFFCTTEEIANLEAIYNFQLESLESFIKRYLAV, encoded by the coding sequence ATGTTTTTGGTAACAGGAGCAACAGGAGATATTGGTCGCAGAGTCGTGCGACTACTACGTACACAAGAGATGTCCGTGAGGTCATTTGTGCGTTTGACATCGCGTTACAGCGAGTTAGAACACCGAGGATCTGACATTTTCATCGGCGATTTGCAAGAACTTCATGATATCCAGAAAGCTTGTCAGGGCGTAGAGTATATTATCAGCGCCCACGGTTCAAGTAGCAATGCCTTATCTCTGGACTACCGAGCGAATATTGAATTAATCGATCAAGCAAAAGCCAATAAAGTACAGCACTTTGTCTTTATTTCCGTACTCGGTGTTGACCGAGGGTATGAAGATGCTCCGGTTTTCAAAGCTAAACGAGCAGTAGAGCGCTATTTACAAACCAGTGGTTTAAATTACACTATTTTACGCCCAGCTGGATTAGCATCAAATTTGCTGCCATTAGCAGAACGGTTTCGGGAAACGGGACTTTATTTGCTTATTGGCGACCCAAAAAACCGTACTTCAATTGTCAGTACAGATGATTTAGCAAAAATTGTAGTAGATTCTGTGACAGTTTCAGCTGCTCGTAACAAAATTTTACCAGTGGGAGGACCGTCCATTTTATTGCGAGGAGATATTCCTCAGATTTTTGGTCGCATCTTCAACAAAGAGCCAGTATTGATTAACGCACCACTTTTGCTAGTTGATGGGTTACGGGGTGCATTAGGTTTGTTTAATTCCGAAGGACAAAAAGCTTTAGGAACCTTTCGTACATTGCTTGCGAATGAATTTTTTTGTACAACTGAAGAAATTGCTAACTTAGAGGCGATTTATAATTTTCAGCTAGAAAGCTTGGAAAGTTTTATCAAGCGTTATTTAGCAGTTTAA
- a CDS encoding HlyD family efflux transporter periplasmic adaptor subunit: protein MKSSIVANAAQARQTKERFAKPEDQLSYELGKAVQELPPLYTRILAGTISAAIFGTIAWAHFSQIDEVAIAAGELIASTQVRPVTSLGGGSIVAVNVKEGDRVAKDQILLQRDPDVQKTDVARLSKSVKLIQEDMRRLDAERLGGTIAGTQLQNELLNSRLQDFKARQAAAEADANRQLALIDQSKVRLTRLEDNLDNARSNLANIKNNLENAKQVRDQTLPNLKIAQERVDRLGSLLKSGGVAKLQYLQAEESYNQANAQITRAKDEIVNAQTKLNEEQDKVSSLEKDIAGQKQETRSIEAAYQGARNQAQRVASERQSEILTEINKRKEEMTNVEGQLEQARKHQDEETIKAPVAGTIYRIKATKGPVQSGEELLSILPEGEDLLLEVKVLNRDIGFIREGMKAKVKMATFPFQEFGTVNGEVVQVSPNAIVDKELGLVFPTRIKLNKHSVMVRDKEVAFTPGMTANGEIVTRKKSILTFIMEPVTRRFSEAFSVR from the coding sequence ATGAAATCTTCCATAGTTGCAAATGCTGCTCAAGCACGTCAGACAAAAGAAAGATTCGCTAAACCAGAAGACCAATTATCTTATGAATTAGGAAAAGCGGTACAGGAATTACCACCGCTATACACGAGAATTTTAGCAGGAACAATTAGTGCGGCGATATTTGGAACGATCGCCTGGGCGCATTTTTCGCAAATAGATGAAGTAGCGATCGCAGCAGGAGAATTAATTGCTTCTACACAAGTGCGACCGGTGACATCGCTGGGTGGTGGGTCAATTGTCGCAGTGAATGTTAAAGAAGGCGATCGCGTTGCTAAAGACCAAATTTTGCTTCAACGCGATCCGGATGTGCAAAAAACTGATGTTGCCCGCCTCAGCAAATCTGTAAAATTGATTCAAGAAGACATGCGGCGTTTGGATGCAGAACGTCTTGGTGGTACAATAGCCGGAACGCAACTACAAAATGAACTTTTAAACTCTCGTTTGCAAGACTTCAAAGCACGTCAAGCAGCTGCTGAAGCCGATGCAAATCGTCAATTAGCGCTAATCGACCAATCAAAAGTACGCCTCACCCGTTTGGAAGATAATTTAGACAACGCCAGAAGTAATCTTGCCAATATTAAAAATAATCTGGAAAATGCCAAACAAGTCCGCGACCAAACATTACCTAACTTGAAGATTGCCCAAGAAAGGGTAGACAGACTCGGATCTTTACTGAAGAGCGGTGGAGTAGCGAAATTACAATACTTGCAAGCGGAAGAATCATACAACCAAGCAAATGCACAAATTACCAGAGCAAAAGATGAGATAGTCAATGCTCAAACCAAACTTAACGAAGAGCAAGACAAAGTTTCGTCTTTAGAAAAAGATATCGCTGGGCAAAAGCAAGAAACTCGCTCTATCGAAGCAGCTTATCAAGGCGCCCGCAATCAAGCGCAACGTGTAGCATCAGAGCGTCAAAGTGAAATTTTAACTGAAATCAACAAGCGCAAAGAAGAAATGACCAACGTTGAAGGTCAGTTAGAACAAGCAAGAAAGCACCAAGATGAGGAAACTATCAAAGCTCCAGTTGCTGGAACTATCTACAGAATCAAAGCAACCAAAGGACCAGTGCAATCAGGTGAAGAGTTGCTATCTATTTTACCAGAAGGCGAGGACTTATTGCTAGAGGTGAAAGTTTTAAATCGGGATATTGGCTTTATTCGTGAGGGAATGAAAGCCAAAGTGAAAATGGCAACCTTTCCTTTTCAAGAATTTGGCACAGTTAATGGTGAGGTTGTGCAAGTAAGTCCGAATGCGATCGTTGATAAAGAATTAGGCTTAGTTTTCCCCACCAGAATTAAGCTGAATAAACATTCTGTAATGGTGCGGGATAAAGAAGTTGCATTCACACCAGGGATGACTGCTAATGGTGAAATTGTTACGCGCAAAAAGTCGATTTTGACTTTCATCATGGAGCCGGTGACACGTAGATTTAGCGAGGCTTTCTCTGTTAGGTAG
- the glnT gene encoding type III glutamate--ammonia ligase: MTNVVFDIARSKGIRYFLISFTDLFGVQRSKLVPAESIDAMAANGAGFAGFATWLDMTPADPDILAIPDSASMFQLPWQRDVAWMPADLYTINRQPIEQAPRLVLKRVLNQAKELGYSIRTGVECEYFLLSPDGNSISDPRDRSSKPCYDQQALMRRYEVIREICNGMLTLDWGAYQNDHEDANGQFEMNWMYADALVTADRHAFFKYMVKAIAEKHGLRATFMPKPFVHLTGNGCHTHLSVWDTAKSANLFHDEQGELGLSPLAYQFIAGVLHSAEALCAFSNPTVNSYKRINAPVTTSGATWAPNTITYSGNNRTHAIRIPDVDRFEFRLADGAANPYLLPAALIAAGLDGIANKRDPGSRYDNNSYTDPLSSERVKQLPSNLLDALRSLEANTVLPQALGERFVAAYLKLKHQEWNNYSSCITPWELENTLDC; this comes from the coding sequence ATGACCAACGTAGTTTTTGATATTGCCCGCTCCAAAGGTATCCGTTATTTTCTAATTTCGTTCACCGATTTGTTCGGCGTGCAGCGGTCAAAACTTGTGCCAGCTGAAAGTATTGATGCTATGGCAGCCAATGGTGCAGGGTTCGCCGGATTTGCGACTTGGCTAGATATGACCCCAGCCGATCCGGATATCTTAGCAATACCCGATTCTGCTAGTATGTTTCAATTACCCTGGCAGCGGGATGTTGCTTGGATGCCTGCGGATCTTTATACTATAAACCGTCAACCGATAGAGCAAGCTCCTAGGCTTGTGCTTAAGCGCGTCCTCAACCAAGCCAAAGAACTAGGTTATAGCATCCGCACGGGAGTAGAGTGTGAGTATTTTCTGCTTTCACCAGATGGGAATAGTATTTCCGACCCACGCGATCGCTCCTCTAAACCCTGCTACGATCAACAAGCCTTGATGCGCCGTTATGAGGTAATTCGGGAAATCTGTAACGGTATGTTAACACTCGATTGGGGCGCTTACCAAAACGACCATGAGGACGCAAACGGTCAGTTTGAGATGAATTGGATGTACGCCGATGCCCTCGTCACCGCAGATCGTCATGCTTTCTTCAAATATATGGTGAAAGCGATCGCCGAAAAGCATGGATTGCGTGCTACCTTTATGCCCAAGCCTTTTGTTCATTTGACTGGTAATGGCTGCCACACTCACCTCTCTGTCTGGGACACAGCAAAGAGCGCAAATCTTTTCCACGACGAGCAGGGAGAATTGGGACTTTCACCTCTAGCTTACCAGTTCATTGCGGGCGTGTTGCATTCTGCCGAAGCGCTGTGTGCTTTTTCAAATCCCACTGTCAATTCCTACAAACGAATCAACGCTCCTGTTACTACTTCAGGGGCAACTTGGGCACCTAATACCATTACTTATAGCGGCAATAACCGCACTCACGCAATCCGCATTCCTGATGTTGACCGCTTCGAGTTTCGTCTTGCTGATGGTGCGGCTAATCCCTACCTATTACCAGCAGCACTCATCGCTGCGGGACTCGATGGAATTGCCAACAAGCGCGATCCCGGATCGCGTTATGACAACAACAGCTATACAGATCCACTTTCAAGCGAACGAGTAAAACAGTTGCCGTCAAATCTATTGGATGCTTTACGCAGCCTAGAAGCAAACACAGTTCTACCCCAAGCTTTGGGAGAGCGCTTTGTGGCAGCTTATTTAAAATTAAAACATCAAGAGTGGAATAACTACAGTAGTTGCATCACCCCTTGGGAACTGGAAAATACTTTAGATTGCTAG